The following proteins are co-located in the Echinicola sp. 20G genome:
- a CDS encoding family 78 glycoside hydrolase catalytic domain translates to MKSIKMLILFFLCSISWLLTAQTLEFSDLTCNSQTNPICIDTAPSFTWVMNAPGYGREQTAYEILVASNKELLNDDHGDLWSSGKILSNKSVGITYDGGNLEPKQKYYWKVRIWDENGEVTGWSPTQYFQMGLVDSSNWGSSKWIGLSKDTRESPHRFRDYKTGAMKDPVKVTSHAAGYFRKEFQSKKAIKEARAYICGLGYYELLINGEKVGDHVLDPAPSNYDKQAYYVAYDITEALRRGNNAVGIILGNGFYGQNISWKNDPESERDLSFGTPTVRLLMEITYLDGSIATVSSDQSWKESTGPIVFDNIYGGDTYDARYELGDWSQVGYDDSIWLQAKEVSPKVTNISAQQIPPIKKLRTFDPKRIFKGEKGDWIVDFGQNIAGWIKLSVAEKEGTVIESIATESLTQDGTAIFPGSTGGGANGMKQLYRYICKGEGKESWEPKFSYHGFRYVQISGLSGKPDAETIQGVMVATDIENKGYFNSSDLLLNKMHEVSKWTIEGNIHGIPEDCPHREKCGWLGDAHAFCEYALYNYELNNFYKKYMEDIRTQMRPVPGENQPEKTFQVPTMIAPGKRTSSIAKLDWGVATMYLPWYNYVYYGDTAMVREYYEEMKVLTNYYLTFKDDKGVVQNGMGDWCPPRWDRRLNPGAMECHPVISANAYFYDVLGIMERFAKINMDMVYQAQLANEQQELKDAFNAQFLEGISGTEYKWYGSQTATVMALQFGMVPEKEIALVVNGLVYDIEIRKGGHHSTGIHGNRYIYTVLSRYGHADLAHKILTTPTFPSQAYILNYGFTTWPERQFEWDKMSGLTNSLNHPMHSGFAAYFFESLGGIKSSYKAVGYKEFVVEPVFPEEITFTKVSIPTRYGEIRNNWKVEGVNFSMSLTVPFNTKAKVILSEEEFSTLTVNGEKGDDFLNRHKGAVKSNSELVLGSGSYQLSYCKAN, encoded by the coding sequence ATGAAGAGTATAAAAATGCTCATATTGTTTTTTCTTTGCAGTATTTCTTGGCTACTTACTGCACAAACATTGGAGTTTTCGGACCTTACATGCAATTCCCAAACCAATCCGATCTGTATCGATACAGCACCTTCTTTCACATGGGTGATGAATGCTCCTGGTTATGGTAGGGAGCAGACAGCATACGAGATTCTTGTGGCCTCAAATAAAGAATTACTTAACGATGATCATGGAGACCTTTGGAGTTCCGGCAAGATATTATCCAATAAATCCGTTGGAATAACATATGATGGGGGGAATTTGGAGCCCAAACAAAAATATTATTGGAAAGTACGTATCTGGGACGAAAATGGCGAGGTGACAGGCTGGTCACCAACCCAGTACTTCCAAATGGGACTAGTGGATTCCAGTAATTGGGGATCATCAAAGTGGATTGGCTTAAGCAAGGACACCAGAGAATCGCCCCATCGGTTCAGGGATTATAAAACAGGAGCTATGAAAGATCCCGTCAAGGTGACAAGCCACGCGGCCGGATATTTCAGAAAGGAATTTCAATCAAAAAAAGCCATTAAGGAAGCGCGCGCCTATATATGTGGATTGGGATATTATGAATTACTGATCAATGGGGAAAAAGTGGGCGATCATGTCCTGGATCCTGCCCCCTCCAACTACGACAAGCAGGCTTATTATGTGGCCTATGATATTACCGAAGCGTTGAGGCGTGGCAATAATGCTGTTGGGATCATATTGGGGAATGGTTTTTATGGACAAAACATTTCATGGAAGAATGATCCAGAGTCGGAAAGGGATCTGTCATTTGGTACTCCTACGGTACGGCTACTAATGGAGATAACCTATTTAGATGGGAGTATTGCTACGGTGAGCAGTGACCAAAGCTGGAAAGAATCAACAGGGCCAATTGTCTTTGATAATATCTATGGAGGAGATACGTATGATGCCCGGTATGAACTAGGAGATTGGTCTCAGGTTGGGTATGATGATTCCATTTGGCTTCAGGCTAAGGAAGTATCCCCGAAAGTGACCAACATTAGTGCGCAACAAATTCCCCCTATAAAAAAACTGAGAACCTTCGATCCCAAGCGTATTTTTAAGGGAGAGAAAGGGGACTGGATTGTGGATTTCGGTCAAAATATCGCCGGATGGATTAAGCTCTCAGTTGCTGAAAAGGAGGGAACCGTTATCGAAAGTATTGCTACAGAGTCATTGACCCAAGATGGTACGGCGATTTTTCCGGGCTCTACAGGAGGTGGCGCAAATGGTATGAAACAGCTGTACAGATATATTTGTAAGGGAGAGGGAAAGGAAAGTTGGGAACCTAAATTCAGCTACCATGGCTTTCGGTATGTTCAAATTTCTGGACTTTCGGGTAAGCCAGATGCAGAGACCATCCAAGGGGTTATGGTGGCCACCGATATCGAAAACAAAGGGTATTTCAATAGTTCTGACTTATTGCTCAATAAAATGCACGAAGTAAGTAAATGGACAATTGAAGGCAATATCCATGGTATCCCAGAAGATTGTCCACACAGGGAAAAGTGTGGGTGGTTGGGGGATGCCCATGCCTTTTGTGAATATGCATTGTACAATTATGAACTGAACAACTTTTACAAAAAGTACATGGAGGATATCAGAACCCAAATGCGTCCTGTACCAGGTGAAAACCAACCAGAAAAAACTTTTCAGGTACCAACGATGATCGCACCCGGAAAAAGGACATCTTCCATTGCAAAGTTGGACTGGGGGGTGGCCACGATGTATTTGCCATGGTATAATTATGTCTATTATGGAGATACAGCGATGGTCAGGGAATATTATGAAGAAATGAAAGTACTCACCAATTATTACCTGACTTTCAAAGATGACAAGGGGGTGGTACAGAACGGAATGGGGGACTGGTGTCCTCCTCGTTGGGACAGACGGTTAAATCCCGGAGCCATGGAATGCCATCCGGTGATTTCGGCAAACGCTTATTTTTATGATGTATTAGGGATTATGGAAAGGTTTGCCAAGATAAATATGGACATGGTCTACCAAGCACAGTTAGCTAATGAGCAACAAGAACTAAAAGACGCATTTAATGCACAGTTTCTGGAGGGTATTTCAGGTACGGAATACAAATGGTATGGTAGCCAGACCGCAACGGTCATGGCTCTGCAATTTGGTATGGTTCCAGAAAAAGAAATTGCTTTGGTGGTCAATGGGCTGGTTTATGATATAGAGATCCGGAAAGGAGGACACCATAGCACTGGAATACATGGAAATAGGTATATTTATACTGTGTTGAGTAGGTATGGGCATGCAGATCTGGCCCATAAAATTCTGACCACGCCTACTTTTCCAAGTCAAGCCTATATTCTAAATTATGGTTTCACTACCTGGCCAGAGCGGCAGTTTGAATGGGATAAGATGTCAGGTTTGACCAATTCCTTAAACCATCCCATGCATAGTGGGTTTGCCGCTTACTTTTTTGAATCCTTAGGAGGTATAAAATCTTCTTATAAGGCCGTAGGATATAAGGAATTTGTGGTTGAGCCGGTATTCCCTGAAGAAATCACTTTTACAAAAGTGTCCATACCCACAAGATATGGTGAGATTCGAAATAATTGGAAGGTAGAAGGAGTTAATTTTAGCATGAGTTTAACTGTTCCTTTCAATACCAAAGCTAAAGTGATCCTTTCAGAGGAGGAATTCTCCACACTAACAGTAAATGGAGAAAAGGGAGATGATTTTCTGAACAGGCATAAAGGTGCTGTTAAGAGTAATAGTGAATTGGTCCTAGGGTCTGGATCTTATCAATTGTCTTATTGCAAAGCTAATTAG
- a CDS encoding L-rhamnose/proton symporter RhaT — protein MKKWAWESYWTVGGLVSWLILPPMAAWLTVPGFIEIILQSPPDVLWFTFIMGFLWGIGGLSYGLGIRYLGMSLGNSVVLGFSAAFGALVPSLYYNVYPSEGKVSFTDMMANPGGQLILLGILMCLAGIAICGKAGMMKDSDLSNKKKKQGVREFDLVRGLVVAILSGVLSSFFNYGIEAGKIMADRAVLTGYNSLYQNNVTFVVILLGGLLSNLIWTTYLSVKNQSYKNYLDKEAPILMNFLFSSCAGTIWFLQFFLYGMGESLLGNGASSWILHMSTIILTANLWGIYRKEWSGVAQSTKWTIISGVLVIVLSVFLVGIGNYF, from the coding sequence GTGAAAAAGTGGGCCTGGGAAAGCTATTGGACGGTAGGAGGATTGGTCTCATGGCTTATTCTTCCACCTATGGCTGCTTGGTTGACTGTCCCTGGCTTCATTGAAATTATCCTGCAAAGCCCACCTGACGTATTATGGTTTACCTTTATTATGGGGTTTCTATGGGGAATTGGGGGATTGTCCTATGGTCTAGGAATACGGTATTTGGGAATGTCTTTGGGGAATTCTGTAGTCTTGGGATTCAGTGCAGCATTTGGGGCACTTGTTCCTTCTCTATACTATAATGTCTATCCTTCAGAAGGTAAGGTTTCGTTTACCGATATGATGGCTAATCCCGGAGGACAACTTATATTATTGGGGATACTGATGTGCTTAGCGGGGATAGCAATTTGTGGTAAGGCCGGTATGATGAAGGATAGTGACCTGTCCAATAAGAAGAAAAAACAGGGCGTTCGGGAATTTGACCTTGTCAGGGGATTGGTTGTAGCGATCCTTTCCGGTGTGTTAAGTTCATTTTTTAATTATGGCATAGAAGCTGGTAAAATCATGGCAGACAGGGCAGTATTGACAGGCTATAACTCATTATACCAAAATAACGTAACGTTTGTAGTGATACTTTTGGGGGGCTTATTGTCCAATTTGATATGGACCACTTATTTAAGTGTGAAAAATCAATCCTATAAAAATTACCTTGACAAGGAAGCTCCCATACTTATGAATTTTCTTTTTTCCTCTTGTGCAGGTACAATTTGGTTTTTACAGTTCTTCTTATATGGTATGGGTGAGAGCCTCTTAGGCAACGGAGCAAGTTCTTGGATACTTCATATGTCCACCATTATCCTTACGGCAAACTTATGGGGAATATACCGCAAGGAATGGTCCGGCGTTGCCCAAAGTACCAAGTGGACCATTATTAGTGGTGTTTTGGTGATTGTTCTATCTGTATTTTTAGTGGGGATAGGAAATTACTTTTAA
- a CDS encoding arabinose isomerase: MLKVGIFGIGLDTYWDQFDGLMERLEGYQKQIADKMGEFGAEVANVGLVDSPEKASKAARLLKQKDVDMLFLYVSTYALSSTVLPVVQKLKCPIVILNIQPVAAIDYENFNRLGDRGLMTGEWLAHCQACSVPEIANVFNRTGIGYEFITGYLGEQAVWDEMQAWIEAANVASVMRNNRLGVLGHYYCGMLDVYSDLTKQASAFGTHIEVVEICEVKEYRDKASDAEVEDKIKEFYSSFEVVDACERNELIRAAKTSIALDKLVENHKLGSLAYYYEGKSGNEYENIVTSVIPGNTLLTGKNVPVAGEYEIKNAQAMKIMDAFGAGGSFSEFYAMDFNDDIVMLGHDGPPHFAIAEGKVQLVPLPVYHGKPGKGLSIQMTVQHGPVTLLSVVEGKEEVFLLVAEGESVKGPVLQIGNTNSRYRFSIGARGFMNEWSRQGPSHHCAIGVGHIAHKIEKLGRLLGLEVVKVC; the protein is encoded by the coding sequence ATGCTAAAAGTAGGAATATTTGGAATCGGTTTGGATACCTATTGGGATCAGTTTGATGGATTGATGGAAAGGCTGGAGGGCTACCAAAAACAAATAGCAGATAAAATGGGAGAATTTGGTGCAGAAGTGGCCAATGTGGGATTGGTGGACAGTCCAGAGAAAGCTTCTAAAGCTGCGAGGTTGTTGAAGCAAAAAGATGTGGACATGTTATTTTTATATGTATCCACGTACGCACTGTCTTCTACTGTATTGCCCGTAGTGCAAAAACTAAAATGTCCGATTGTCATTTTGAATATTCAGCCCGTAGCGGCCATAGATTACGAAAATTTTAATCGATTGGGAGATCGGGGCTTGATGACCGGAGAGTGGTTGGCGCATTGTCAGGCTTGTTCGGTACCTGAAATTGCCAATGTTTTTAACCGTACAGGAATTGGGTACGAATTTATTACCGGTTACTTAGGAGAACAAGCCGTTTGGGACGAGATGCAGGCATGGATTGAGGCGGCCAATGTCGCTTCGGTAATGCGCAATAACCGCCTGGGCGTTTTGGGTCATTATTACTGTGGTATGCTTGATGTATATTCCGACCTCACTAAACAGGCTAGTGCATTCGGGACGCATATAGAAGTGGTAGAAATATGTGAGGTAAAGGAATACCGTGATAAGGCCAGTGATGCAGAAGTTGAGGACAAGATAAAAGAATTCTATAGCTCCTTTGAAGTTGTCGATGCTTGCGAAAGAAATGAATTAATTCGAGCTGCTAAAACTTCAATCGCACTTGATAAACTTGTGGAAAATCATAAACTCGGCTCTTTAGCTTATTATTATGAGGGGAAATCAGGTAATGAATATGAAAATATAGTTACCTCAGTTATCCCCGGAAATACCTTATTAACAGGTAAAAATGTGCCAGTTGCAGGTGAATATGAGATAAAGAATGCACAGGCAATGAAGATTATGGATGCCTTTGGGGCTGGGGGCTCTTTTTCTGAATTTTATGCGATGGATTTTAATGATGATATCGTTATGCTTGGTCATGATGGACCTCCTCATTTTGCGATTGCAGAAGGAAAAGTACAACTGGTGCCACTACCCGTTTATCATGGAAAGCCGGGAAAAGGCCTGTCCATTCAGATGACTGTACAACATGGCCCGGTGACCTTATTATCAGTGGTGGAAGGAAAAGAGGAGGTCTTTTTGTTAGTGGCTGAGGGAGAATCGGTAAAAGGTCCCGTCCTGCAAATCGGAAATACCAATAGTCGCTACCGTTTTTCAATTGGAGCACGTGGATTTATGAATGAATGGTCAAGACAGGGTCCCTCTCACCATTGTGCTATTGGGGTAGGGCATATTGCTCACAAAATCGAAAAACTCGGGAGGTTGTTGGGCCTTGAAGTGGTGAAAGTTTGTTGA
- a CDS encoding family 78 glycoside hydrolase catalytic domain has translation MLDQQKARGQKQTAFQVLVSSSLEDLSNNNGDLWDSGKMEGPQSVNVTYQGKKLSSGKEYYWKVKIWDMHGEATDWSDPGTFTMGLLNPEDWKGDWIYKSDQNTTDHNWYRKNFTLSQEVGSAHVFVGSFGYHELYVNGQKVTDQVMNPVLSYMKKRIPYLTYDISELLHEGDNVIAIWHAAGWARWQRIKEYKNPPFIFKAQVEIQTREGKVSLATDETWKCKRSNSGYYGDWDILNFGGETIDDRKKEPNWNTAGYDDSDWQNASIYNVEGEEPDKSLTIIEDVPLSQKVRPTGKVTAVLSAQMVEPQVKYEEVVPVAVTKSSDSTYRIDMGRNYTGFFEMDLHSGKEGDSVLFEISDQIGKTMNWNQKSKYIYNTTGEGTFSNRFNVAGGRWITVYGLDYKPELSDIKGYVITNDRKRISKFESSSKLLNQIYKVNLDTYLANTLDGILMDCPHRERRGWGEVTVAAMYGDALPNFESGAYMDQYNQYMRDAQLPDGGIRAVINEQDRPFLMWKANNPITVWETFRMYGDSKVLEENYQSMQRWMEWLFQHSNYATGGALKVGEQGARAFPGLGDWCTPRGNFWSSSNSPEAVHFNNCVYAFMLDNAIKIAEALGKTEDVNLYTDRLKVQRESTHKLSYNPETGKYGNGQQVNQAFALLAGVTPDAEKKKVYANLVDNVLYKFPYYDTGSSGQALYTRYFTEYGERMDLIYELLQDKHHPSYGYFLEQGETVWPERWSSVGVSKIHTCYTGIGGYFIKGFGGIRTDPDRPGMKSMLIKPALVGDLTFANTEYKSLYGKVMVNWSKQDGKANFHIEIPVNTTAKVFLPALEKDQVKESGVQAGKSEGIHFIGTELHDVVGQYLVYQVEAGIYDFTVEELPSTTYPQPIIESDNLSLLGRMSASSMYIETEKLPGFEAFKANDENDETSWQAAEPSNQYLEIAWIKPQTFSKVAVNELGNIITDYKIQYWEEGSWKEIVSGTTCGSHKQHNFASVTSTKCRVYIQEAKEAPLIAEFKIFP, from the coding sequence ATGCTAGATCAGCAGAAGGCAAGAGGGCAAAAACAAACAGCCTTTCAGGTGCTTGTCTCAAGTAGTTTGGAAGATTTAAGCAATAATAACGGAGATCTATGGGATTCCGGAAAAATGGAGGGGCCACAATCCGTTAATGTGACTTATCAAGGGAAAAAACTGAGTTCAGGTAAGGAGTATTATTGGAAGGTGAAGATTTGGGATATGCACGGTGAAGCGACAGACTGGAGTGATCCAGGGACCTTTACCATGGGGCTTTTAAATCCAGAAGATTGGAAAGGGGATTGGATATACAAAAGTGATCAAAATACTACAGACCACAATTGGTACAGAAAAAACTTTACGCTTTCACAGGAGGTAGGCTCGGCCCATGTATTTGTGGGTTCATTTGGATATCACGAGTTGTATGTTAATGGTCAAAAAGTAACTGATCAAGTGATGAATCCGGTATTGTCCTATATGAAGAAGCGGATTCCATACCTCACTTACGATATTTCAGAATTACTTCATGAGGGTGACAATGTCATTGCCATTTGGCACGCTGCCGGATGGGCTCGTTGGCAAAGGATAAAAGAGTACAAAAATCCCCCGTTTATTTTTAAAGCACAGGTAGAGATACAGACTAGAGAAGGGAAAGTTTCTTTAGCTACAGATGAAACATGGAAATGTAAAAGAAGTAACAGCGGTTATTATGGTGATTGGGATATTTTGAATTTTGGAGGTGAAACAATAGATGATCGGAAAAAGGAACCCAATTGGAATACAGCAGGGTATGATGACAGTGATTGGCAAAATGCAAGTATCTATAATGTGGAAGGAGAAGAACCTGATAAGTCCTTGACCATTATTGAGGATGTGCCTTTGTCCCAAAAAGTCCGACCCACCGGAAAGGTTACAGCCGTTTTGAGTGCTCAAATGGTCGAACCACAGGTGAAATACGAAGAAGTGGTTCCTGTTGCGGTCACCAAGAGTAGTGATAGTACCTATAGGATCGACATGGGAAGAAACTATACTGGTTTTTTTGAAATGGATTTACATAGTGGGAAGGAAGGTGATTCCGTGTTGTTTGAAATCAGCGATCAGATTGGTAAAACCATGAACTGGAACCAGAAAAGCAAATACATCTATAACACCACCGGTGAAGGGACTTTTTCCAATCGCTTTAATGTTGCCGGAGGTCGTTGGATAACTGTTTACGGTTTAGACTACAAACCTGAGCTCTCCGACATCAAAGGATACGTTATTACCAATGACCGCAAACGGATAAGTAAGTTTGAATCATCCAGTAAACTTTTGAATCAAATTTATAAAGTCAATTTGGACACCTATTTGGCTAATACACTGGATGGTATTTTGATGGATTGCCCGCACAGGGAAAGGCGTGGTTGGGGAGAGGTAACGGTTGCAGCCATGTATGGTGATGCTCTGCCGAATTTTGAAAGTGGCGCATATATGGACCAGTATAATCAGTATATGAGGGATGCTCAGCTGCCAGATGGAGGAATACGTGCTGTGATCAATGAGCAGGATAGGCCTTTCTTGATGTGGAAAGCCAACAACCCTATTACGGTTTGGGAAACTTTTCGAATGTATGGTGATTCAAAAGTATTGGAGGAAAACTATCAATCTATGCAAAGGTGGATGGAATGGTTGTTTCAACATTCCAATTATGCCACCGGAGGAGCACTTAAGGTTGGGGAACAGGGGGCACGGGCTTTTCCTGGATTAGGGGATTGGTGCACGCCACGGGGAAATTTTTGGTCCAGCAGTAATTCTCCTGAGGCTGTTCACTTCAACAATTGTGTATATGCCTTTATGTTGGATAATGCGATAAAAATTGCCGAGGCATTAGGGAAAACTGAAGATGTTAACTTATACACCGATAGGTTAAAAGTTCAGCGGGAATCTACGCATAAACTCTCTTATAACCCTGAGACCGGAAAATATGGGAATGGCCAACAAGTCAATCAGGCATTTGCTTTATTGGCTGGAGTCACTCCCGATGCTGAAAAGAAAAAAGTATATGCTAATCTGGTTGATAATGTCTTGTATAAATTTCCCTATTATGATACTGGAAGTTCCGGACAGGCTTTATATACCCGGTATTTTACGGAGTACGGAGAACGAATGGACCTGATCTACGAATTACTTCAAGATAAACATCATCCGAGTTATGGTTATTTTCTGGAACAAGGGGAAACGGTTTGGCCTGAGCGATGGTCCTCGGTAGGGGTAAGTAAAATACACACTTGCTATACGGGAATAGGTGGGTATTTTATCAAGGGTTTTGGGGGCATTAGGACTGACCCCGATCGTCCCGGAATGAAAAGTATGCTTATTAAACCAGCCTTAGTGGGTGATTTGACCTTTGCCAATACCGAGTATAAATCACTGTATGGCAAGGTAATGGTTAACTGGTCCAAACAAGACGGAAAGGCTAATTTCCATATAGAGATCCCCGTCAATACCACAGCAAAAGTTTTCTTGCCTGCTCTGGAAAAAGATCAGGTTAAAGAAAGTGGTGTGCAGGCTGGAAAATCAGAAGGAATCCATTTTATAGGTACCGAATTACATGATGTTGTTGGTCAATATCTAGTTTACCAGGTAGAAGCTGGAATATATGACTTTACTGTGGAGGAGCTACCCTCTACTACCTATCCTCAACCGATCATCGAAAGTGATAACCTTTCTTTATTGGGAAGAATGAGTGCTTCCTCCATGTATATAGAAACGGAAAAGCTTCCAGGCTTTGAGGCCTTTAAGGCTAATGATGAGAATGATGAAACCAGCTGGCAGGCAGCGGAACCAAGTAATCAATATTTAGAAATCGCGTGGATCAAGCCCCAAACATTTAGCAAAGTAGCGGTTAATGAGTTGGGAAATATTATTACTGATTATAAAATCCAATATTGGGAGGAAGGATCCTGGAAGGAAATTGTAAGCGGCACTACTTGTGGTAGCCATAAACAGCATAATTTTGCCTCTGTTACATCCACCAAATGTAGGGTCTATATTCAAGAGGCTAAAGAGGCTCCCCTAATTGCAGAATTTAAAATTTTTCCATGA
- a CDS encoding AraC family transcriptional regulator has product MKSNQYRKYLMIFEQDKHWGFWINDLGSTKIKKNEAYPSKGHPGSYMFTWQNGRVLNEFHFVLITDGEGVFESKETGRKKIVNGDGFLLFPGVWHRYMPLKKTGWTERWVGFSGPIATQFMSNGFFAPKNAIIPGCGRETVLNYFDSLFHLFNNEPFGFQRIASGLCIQLLAEINNIQLSSNQDHTINSMVSHTKYLMYEKINESIDLEKIASGLGVSYSKFRVDFKTQTGTSPLQYYLHLKIEKAKETLLRTKMSQKEIAYALGFESDYYFNRLFKQKTGLSPGQFRKKFLPSSP; this is encoded by the coding sequence ATGAAAAGTAATCAGTATAGAAAATATTTGATGATTTTCGAGCAGGATAAACATTGGGGATTTTGGATAAATGACCTTGGTAGTACGAAAATCAAAAAAAACGAGGCATATCCCTCAAAAGGACATCCAGGAAGCTATATGTTTACCTGGCAAAACGGAAGGGTACTGAATGAATTTCACTTTGTGTTAATCACAGATGGGGAGGGGGTCTTTGAGAGTAAAGAAACCGGTAGAAAAAAAATCGTCAACGGAGATGGATTTTTATTGTTTCCGGGAGTTTGGCACAGATACATGCCCTTAAAAAAAACGGGATGGACAGAAAGATGGGTGGGATTCTCGGGCCCCATTGCAACGCAATTCATGTCAAATGGTTTCTTTGCCCCTAAAAATGCCATCATTCCCGGATGTGGCAGAGAAACCGTTCTCAATTATTTTGATTCTTTATTTCATTTATTCAATAATGAACCATTTGGATTTCAAAGAATAGCTTCAGGACTCTGCATACAGCTTTTAGCAGAAATCAATAATATACAATTAAGCAGCAATCAGGACCACACTATCAATTCAATGGTTTCCCACACCAAATATTTAATGTATGAAAAAATCAACGAATCCATTGATCTGGAGAAAATCGCCTCAGGCTTAGGGGTCAGCTATTCAAAATTCAGGGTTGATTTCAAAACGCAAACCGGCACCTCTCCTTTACAGTACTATCTCCACTTAAAAATAGAAAAAGCAAAAGAAACCTTACTAAGAACAAAGATGAGCCAAAAGGAAATTGCTTACGCATTGGGTTTTGAATCTGATTATTACTTCAACCGCTTATTCAAACAAAAAACGGGTCTTTCCCCTGGTCAGTTTAGAAAAAAGTTTCTGCCCTCCTCCCCATAA